A single Xylanimonas cellulosilytica DSM 15894 DNA region contains:
- the rpsA gene encoding 30S ribosomal protein S1 produces the protein MTISTTRSVPQVAINDIGTAEDLLAAIDATIKNFNDGDIVEGTIVKVDRDEVLLDIGYKTEGVIPSRELSIKHDVDPSEVVSLGDVVEALVLQKEDKEGRLILSKKRAQYERAWGTIEKIKEEDGVVTGTVIEVVKGGLILDIGLRGFLPASLVEMRRVRDLQPYVGKEIEAKIIELDKNRNNVVLSRRAWLEQTQSEVRSTFLQTLQKGQVRPGVVSSIVNFGAFVDLGGVDGLVHVSELSWKHIDHPSEVVEVGQEVTVEVLDVDFDRERVSLSLKATQEDPWQTFARTHAIGQVVPGKVTKLVPFGAFVRVEDGIEGLVHISELAVRHVELPEQVVTVGQEVFVKVIDIDLERRRISLSLKQANEGVDPESEDFDPALYGMAAEYDENGEYKYPEGFDPETNEWLEGFEAQREAWEAEYAKAHERWTAHREQVRAAFAADTEVPEPAAAAGASTSSSYSSTAPAAEATGTLASDEALAALREKLTGN, from the coding sequence ATGACCATCTCCACCACGAGGTCCGTCCCGCAGGTCGCCATCAACGACATCGGCACCGCGGAAGACCTTCTTGCCGCCATCGACGCCACCATCAAGAACTTCAACGATGGTGACATCGTCGAGGGCACGATCGTCAAGGTCGACCGCGACGAGGTCCTCCTCGACATCGGCTACAAGACCGAGGGTGTTATCCCCTCGCGCGAGCTGTCCATCAAGCACGACGTCGACCCGTCCGAGGTCGTCAGCCTCGGTGACGTCGTCGAGGCCCTGGTTCTCCAGAAGGAGGACAAGGAGGGTCGCCTGATCCTGTCCAAGAAGCGCGCACAGTACGAGCGCGCCTGGGGCACGATCGAGAAGATCAAGGAAGAGGACGGCGTCGTCACCGGCACCGTCATCGAGGTCGTCAAGGGCGGCCTCATCCTCGACATCGGTCTTCGCGGCTTCCTGCCCGCCTCGCTCGTGGAGATGCGTCGTGTCCGCGACCTCCAGCCGTATGTCGGCAAGGAGATCGAGGCGAAGATCATCGAGCTCGACAAGAACCGCAACAACGTCGTCCTCTCGCGCCGTGCCTGGCTCGAGCAGACGCAGTCCGAGGTGCGTTCCACCTTCCTGCAGACCCTGCAGAAGGGCCAGGTCCGCCCCGGTGTGGTCTCGTCGATCGTCAACTTCGGTGCGTTCGTGGACCTCGGCGGCGTCGACGGTCTCGTCCACGTCTCCGAGCTGTCCTGGAAGCACATCGACCACCCGTCCGAGGTCGTCGAGGTCGGCCAGGAGGTCACCGTCGAGGTTCTCGACGTCGACTTCGACCGCGAGCGTGTCTCCCTGTCGCTGAAGGCGACGCAGGAGGACCCGTGGCAGACCTTCGCGCGCACCCACGCCATCGGCCAGGTCGTGCCCGGCAAGGTCACCAAGCTCGTCCCGTTCGGTGCGTTCGTGCGCGTCGAGGACGGCATCGAGGGCCTCGTGCACATCTCGGAGCTGGCCGTGCGCCACGTCGAGCTGCCGGAGCAGGTCGTCACGGTGGGCCAGGAGGTGTTCGTCAAGGTCATCGACATCGACCTGGAGCGCCGCCGCATCTCGCTGTCGCTCAAGCAGGCCAACGAGGGCGTGGACCCGGAGTCCGAGGACTTCGACCCCGCGCTGTACGGCATGGCCGCCGAGTACGACGAGAACGGGGAGTACAAGTACCCCGAGGGCTTCGACCCGGAGACCAACGAGTGGCTCGAGGGCTTCGAGGCGCAGCGCGAGGCATGGGAGGCCGAGTACGCCAAGGCGCACGAGCGCTGGACCGCTCACCGCGAGCAGGTGCGTGCGGCGTTCGCCGCCGACACCGAGGTGCCGGAGCCGGCCGCGGCTGCGGGGGCGTCGACGTCGTCCTCGTACTCGTCGACCGCGCCGGCCGCCGAGGCGACGGGTACGCTCGCCTCCGACGAGGCGCTCGCCGCGCTTCGTGAGAAGCTGACGGGCAACTGA
- a CDS encoding TIGR01777 family oxidoreductase, giving the protein MDVAVSGASGLIGSALRASLEADGHQVVPLLRPGRPGRGIAWDPEHGTIDASGLESIDAVVHLAGEGVAAGPWTHRHRTAVLRSRVDGTRLLAGALAGLDLPPSVLVSGSAIGYYGSRGDEPLPEDAGPGHDFLARVCIAWEAATAVAEDAGIRTVHVRTGMVLAPRGGALGPQRPLFRAGLGAKAGRGTQWVSWIHLDDEVGAIRHAITRADVAGAVNLAAPHPVTNAAFARAFAASLGRRARLTIPRLATAVPFGVGQLVDSLLFASQRVAPDVLEQTGYRFEHPELAEALAHV; this is encoded by the coding sequence ATGGACGTCGCGGTGTCCGGCGCATCAGGGCTGATCGGCTCGGCGCTGCGGGCCTCCCTGGAAGCAGACGGCCACCAGGTGGTGCCGCTGCTGCGTCCCGGGCGGCCCGGTCGGGGCATCGCCTGGGACCCCGAGCACGGCACGATCGACGCCTCCGGTCTGGAGAGCATCGACGCCGTCGTGCACCTGGCGGGGGAGGGCGTCGCAGCCGGGCCCTGGACGCACCGGCACCGCACGGCGGTGCTGCGCAGCCGCGTGGACGGCACCCGGCTGCTCGCCGGTGCGCTGGCCGGGCTGGACCTGCCGCCGTCGGTACTCGTCTCAGGGTCGGCGATCGGGTACTACGGCAGCCGCGGCGACGAGCCGCTCCCGGAGGACGCCGGGCCGGGCCACGACTTCTTGGCCCGCGTGTGCATCGCGTGGGAGGCGGCGACGGCGGTCGCGGAGGACGCCGGCATCCGCACGGTGCACGTGCGCACCGGCATGGTGCTGGCACCGCGTGGGGGAGCGCTGGGGCCGCAGCGGCCCCTGTTCCGGGCCGGCCTCGGCGCCAAGGCCGGGCGGGGCACGCAGTGGGTGTCCTGGATCCACCTCGATGACGAGGTCGGCGCGATCCGGCACGCGATCACCCGCGCCGACGTCGCCGGGGCGGTCAACCTGGCGGCGCCGCACCCCGTGACGAACGCTGCGTTCGCCCGGGCGTTCGCCGCTTCCCTGGGGCGCAGGGCACGGCTGACGATCCCGCGGCTGGCGACGGCGGTGCCCTTCGGTGTGGGGCAGCTCGTGGACTCGCTGCTGTTCGCCAGCCAGCGCGTGGCGCCGGACGTGCTGGAACAGACGGGATACCGGTTCGAGCACCCGGAGCTCGCCGAGGCGCTGGCACACGTCTGA
- a CDS encoding ABC transporter ATP-binding protein: MRTFTQDQSVKDHHFAEDTLKRVLAFARPYRGRLAVFLLILAVSAAAGAATPLIFRRLIDDGITAGDRGVVVTMASLAAAISIASAGLTLAQRYVSTAISEGIILDLRTAVFDHVQRMPLAFFARTRTGALVQRLNGDVQGAQSAFTSTLQTVVSNALTITFTLAAMIAMSWRLTALALVLLPVFVLPARFMGRRLAAMQRQGYDLSADTSQLMNERFNVAGAHLAKIFGDPERESAQFRETIRAQRALAVKRAMFSTWFRLGLSTVASVAVAVVYGVGGLQAISGELTVGVVIAMTALLGRLYGPITSMSNVQVDVMTALVSFERVLEVLDLEPSVAERPDARDLRASVAREGASLCLDGVRFRYPSASEVSLASLEAVAVKRPDATADTLRNVSFAVPAGAMVALVGPSGAGKTTISQLVTRMYDPTAGSVRIAGQDLRDVTLESLRETVGVVSQEAHLFHDTIGANLRYARPSATDAELEAALRGAHIWELVSSLPDGLDTIVGDRGFRLSGGERQRLAIARLLLKAPDVVVLDEATAHLDSESEAAVQAALDTALEGRTSLVIAHRLSTVRAADLIVVLDDGGVAEQGTHEELLAAGGLYLTLHATQFADAQALAA, encoded by the coding sequence ATGCGCACCTTCACCCAAGACCAGTCCGTCAAGGACCACCACTTCGCTGAGGACACGCTCAAGCGTGTCCTCGCCTTCGCCCGGCCCTATCGCGGCCGGCTCGCCGTCTTCCTGCTCATCCTCGCGGTCAGCGCCGCAGCCGGCGCCGCAACCCCGCTGATCTTCCGCCGCCTCATCGACGACGGCATCACCGCCGGAGACCGCGGCGTCGTCGTCACCATGGCCTCGCTGGCCGCCGCGATCTCGATCGCCTCCGCCGGGCTGACGCTCGCCCAGCGCTACGTCTCGACCGCGATCTCCGAGGGCATCATCCTCGACCTGCGCACCGCCGTCTTCGACCACGTCCAGCGCATGCCCCTCGCGTTCTTCGCCCGCACCCGCACCGGCGCGCTCGTGCAGCGGCTCAACGGCGACGTCCAGGGCGCCCAGTCGGCGTTCACGTCGACGCTCCAGACGGTGGTCTCCAACGCCCTGACCATCACCTTCACGCTCGCGGCCATGATCGCGATGTCGTGGCGCCTGACGGCGCTGGCCCTCGTGCTGCTGCCCGTGTTCGTGCTGCCCGCCCGCTTCATGGGGCGACGGCTCGCGGCGATGCAGCGGCAGGGCTACGACCTGTCCGCCGACACCTCCCAGCTCATGAACGAGCGCTTCAACGTCGCCGGCGCACACCTCGCCAAGATCTTCGGTGACCCCGAGCGGGAGTCGGCGCAGTTCCGCGAGACCATCCGCGCGCAGCGTGCGCTCGCCGTCAAGCGGGCGATGTTCTCCACGTGGTTCCGCCTCGGGCTGTCCACCGTCGCGTCCGTCGCGGTCGCCGTCGTCTACGGCGTCGGCGGGCTGCAGGCCATCAGCGGCGAGCTGACCGTCGGTGTGGTCATCGCGATGACCGCGCTCCTCGGCCGCCTCTACGGGCCGATCACCTCGATGAGCAACGTCCAGGTGGACGTCATGACCGCGCTGGTCTCGTTCGAGCGCGTGCTCGAGGTGCTCGACCTGGAACCGTCCGTGGCGGAGCGGCCCGACGCCCGTGACCTGCGGGCATCCGTGGCCCGCGAGGGTGCGTCGCTGTGCCTCGACGGCGTGCGGTTCCGCTACCCGAGCGCGTCCGAGGTGTCCCTCGCCTCGCTGGAGGCCGTGGCCGTCAAGCGCCCCGACGCGACCGCCGACACGCTGCGCAACGTGTCCTTCGCCGTCCCCGCGGGGGCGATGGTCGCGCTGGTCGGGCCGTCGGGCGCAGGCAAGACGACGATCTCGCAGCTCGTGACCCGCATGTACGACCCGACCGCGGGCTCCGTGCGCATCGCCGGGCAGGACCTGCGCGACGTCACCCTGGAGTCGCTGCGCGAAACCGTCGGCGTCGTCTCCCAGGAAGCGCACCTCTTCCACGACACCATCGGCGCCAACCTGCGCTACGCCCGGCCGTCCGCGACCGACGCCGAGCTCGAGGCCGCGCTGCGCGGCGCCCACATCTGGGAGCTCGTGTCCTCGCTGCCCGACGGTCTCGACACCATCGTCGGCGACCGCGGCTTCCGCCTCTCCGGCGGCGAGCGTCAGCGCCTCGCCATCGCGCGGCTGCTGCTCAAGGCGCCCGACGTCGTCGTCCTCGACGAGGCGACGGCGCACCTGGACTCCGAGTCCGAGGCCGCCGTGCAGGCGGCGCTCGACACCGCCCTGGAGGGGCGGACCTCGCTGGTCATCGCCCACCGGCTGTCGACCGTGCGCGCCGCCGACCTCATCGTCGTGCTCGACGACGGCGGCGTGGCCGAGCAGGGCACCCACGAGGAGCTGCTCGCGGCGGGCGGGCTGTACTTGACGCTGCACGCGACCCAGTTCGCGGACGCCCAGGCATTGGCGGCCTGA
- a CDS encoding ABC transporter ATP-binding protein, protein MTMHNPGGGPGMGGGRGLRSYMQDSSVTEHHLTRATLKRVVGFARPYRRRLAAFLGLLALDAAAGAATPLLFRALIDHGIAEGDVPLVAWLAAAAAGIALLSAGLQVAQRWISATIGEGLIVDLRTAVFDHVQRMPLAFFARTRTGALVQRLNGDVLGAQQAFTSTLQNVVSNGLTVVFTLGAMAAMSWRLTLLALVLVPAFVLPARYVGRRLAALALRSHELNADAAQLMNERFNVAGAHLAKVFGDPDRESRLYAEQVVKQRDVGVTQALWAMWFRVGLVTLASVAIALVYGLGGVQAIRGELTVGVVVALTAFLGRLYGPLTAMSNVQVDIMTALVSFERVLEVLDLEPSVAQKPDAADLRKAVAARGAAIAVEGVTFRYPSADEVSLASLESVAQLRTDPTTDTLIDVSFEVPAGAMVALVGPSGAGKTTISQLVSRMYDPTSGVVRIAGLDLRDVTLDSLRATVGVVSQEAHLFHDTIAGNLRFARPEATDLELEGALRAARIWDLVASLPEGMDTVVGDRGYRLSGGERQRLAIARLLLKAPDVVVLDEATAHLDSESEAAVQAALDEALTGRTSLVIAHRLSTVRGADLIVVLDGGRVVERGTHAELLAENGLYAELYRTQFATTAGG, encoded by the coding sequence ATGACCATGCACAACCCCGGCGGCGGACCCGGCATGGGCGGCGGGCGCGGCCTGCGGTCCTACATGCAGGACTCTTCGGTTACCGAGCACCACCTCACCCGCGCCACCCTGAAGCGGGTGGTCGGGTTCGCGCGGCCCTACCGACGTCGCCTCGCCGCGTTCCTCGGCCTGCTGGCGCTCGACGCCGCCGCCGGCGCCGCCACCCCCCTGCTGTTCCGCGCGCTCATCGACCACGGCATCGCCGAGGGCGACGTCCCGCTGGTCGCCTGGCTCGCCGCGGCGGCCGCCGGGATCGCGCTCCTGTCCGCGGGCCTGCAGGTCGCGCAGCGCTGGATCTCCGCGACCATCGGCGAGGGCCTGATCGTCGACCTGCGCACCGCCGTCTTCGACCACGTGCAGCGCATGCCGCTCGCGTTCTTCGCCCGCACCCGCACCGGGGCGCTCGTCCAGCGGCTCAACGGCGACGTGCTGGGCGCCCAGCAGGCCTTCACCTCCACGCTCCAGAACGTCGTCTCCAACGGGCTCACCGTCGTCTTCACGCTCGGGGCGATGGCCGCGATGTCGTGGCGGCTCACCCTCCTCGCGCTCGTCCTGGTACCCGCGTTCGTGCTGCCCGCCCGCTACGTCGGGCGCCGGCTGGCCGCGCTCGCGCTGCGCAGCCATGAGCTCAACGCCGACGCCGCCCAGCTCATGAACGAGCGCTTCAACGTCGCGGGCGCCCACCTGGCCAAGGTGTTCGGCGACCCCGACCGCGAGTCCCGCCTCTACGCCGAGCAGGTCGTCAAGCAGCGCGACGTCGGCGTCACGCAGGCGCTGTGGGCCATGTGGTTCCGGGTCGGGCTGGTCACGCTCGCGTCCGTGGCGATCGCCCTTGTGTACGGCCTCGGCGGCGTGCAGGCGATCCGCGGGGAGCTGACCGTCGGCGTCGTCGTCGCCCTCACCGCGTTCCTCGGGCGGCTGTACGGGCCGCTGACGGCGATGAGCAACGTCCAGGTGGACATCATGACGGCGCTCGTCTCCTTCGAGCGGGTGCTCGAGGTGCTCGACCTCGAGCCCTCCGTCGCGCAGAAGCCCGACGCCGCGGACCTGCGGAAGGCGGTCGCGGCACGCGGCGCCGCCATCGCCGTGGAGGGCGTGACGTTCCGCTACCCGAGCGCCGACGAGGTGTCGCTCGCGTCGCTGGAGTCCGTCGCACAGCTCCGCACCGACCCGACGACGGACACTCTCATCGACGTCTCCTTCGAGGTGCCGGCCGGCGCGATGGTGGCGCTCGTGGGCCCGTCGGGCGCCGGCAAGACGACAATCTCCCAGCTCGTGTCGCGCATGTACGACCCGACCTCCGGCGTCGTGCGCATCGCCGGGCTCGACCTGCGGGACGTCACGCTGGACTCGCTGCGGGCGACCGTCGGCGTCGTCTCGCAGGAGGCGCACCTGTTCCACGACACCATCGCCGGCAACCTGCGGTTCGCGCGGCCCGAGGCGACCGACCTGGAGCTGGAGGGCGCGCTACGGGCCGCGCGCATCTGGGACCTGGTCGCGTCGCTGCCCGAGGGGATGGACACCGTCGTCGGCGACCGCGGCTACCGCCTCTCCGGCGGCGAGCGCCAACGTCTCGCCATCGCGCGGTTGCTGCTCAAGGCGCCCGACGTCGTCGTCCTCGACGAGGCGACGGCGCACCTGGACTCCGAGTCCGAGGCCGCCGTGCAGGCGGCGCTCGACGAGGCACTGACGGGGCGGACGTCGTTGGTGATCGCCCACCGCCTGTCCACGGTGCGCGGGGCGGACCTCATCGTGGTGCTCGACGGCGGCCGCGTCGTCGAGCGCGGGACGCATGCGGAGCTGCTGGCCGAGAACGGGCTCTACGCGGAGCTCTACCGGACCCAGTTCGCGACGACCGCCGGTGGTTGA
- a CDS encoding MarR family winged helix-turn-helix transcriptional regulator, with translation MTDRHQTALNDDAATFVELLHRLMRALRRESADGSLTPGQARLLRVIHRAGTPLRAVDLANALDVAPRSVTTKVDQAEADGHVRRLPDPTDRRARLVELTDAGVEALHEQWVGRRPGAAARLQRLTPEERTELLRLLTKLTSGG, from the coding sequence GTGACCGACCGCCACCAGACGGCCCTGAACGACGACGCCGCCACGTTCGTCGAGCTGCTGCACCGCCTCATGCGCGCCCTGCGCCGCGAGTCCGCCGACGGCAGCCTGACGCCCGGCCAGGCCCGCCTGCTGCGCGTGATCCACCGCGCCGGCACACCGCTGCGCGCCGTCGACCTGGCGAACGCCCTCGACGTCGCCCCACGATCCGTGACCACCAAGGTGGACCAGGCCGAGGCCGACGGCCACGTGCGCCGCCTGCCCGACCCCACCGACCGCCGCGCCCGCCTCGTCGAGCTCACCGACGCCGGGGTCGAAGCCCTGCACGAGCAGTGGGTGGGACGCCGCCCGGGCGCCGCCGCCCGCCTCCAACGCCTCACCCCAGAGGAGCGCACGGAACTCCTCCGCCTCCTCACCAAGCTCACGTCCGGTGGTTGA